The sequence below is a genomic window from Lentimicrobium saccharophilum.
CAGCAGGCTGTAGGCCGGTAATTCATGCATGATCTGACTCAGAAACCTGCTCTTTTCTCCTCCGCCGAGTTCGTCGGCTTCCGCATTGTAGATCAGCCAGGCATTGGTGCAACGCTGCAGCAACCGGTAAAAATGGTAGGCGAAAACAGCCTGTTGTTCGTGGTGTGTCGGAAGCCCGAACTCACGCCTGATTTCGAACGGAATAAAGGAGTTGTGATTCCTGGCGGATGGCAGTATGTCTTCGTTGGCCGAAATCAGGATGATATTTTCGAAATCCAGCACCCGGGTTTCAAGCATCCCCATCACCTGTATTCCTTTGAGTGGTTCACCGTAGAAAGCTACCGGACTGGCTGCCGCCGATTCCCGGAACAGGGTGTGCAGGGTGCGCAGTTCACCGATATATTCTGCCTGGCCGGTGAAAATCTGTAGCCTGTTGATTATTAATGCAATATTGTAGAGTATTTCATTCTCGGCCTGATTTATCTTTCGTTCTTTCTCTGCGCCTGACGTCAGCCCGCTTTTCAGGGTATTGATGATTCCGGCAAGCTGTTGCGTGAAACCATAAACGGAAGCGGGCTTTTTCATCAGCAGATGCAGCAGTTCGCCCAGACTGTTTGTTTCACCGCTGTCTGCCTTAAGGTCAGAAATTCCGATAAAAGGCTTGTTGCTGTTCCGGATGTTTGCGATGATGGAGGTCAGCGCCTGGTGGCCGGCCAGGTATTGTATGTAGCTGTGCTGCAGTACTGCCAGCAGATGACGGAAATAAAACCGGGGTTCACCGGCTGTTCTCCCTTCAGTTGCATGCACATGCATTTCAATTATGCTGTCGAACAGGTTGTAAACCGGCGATTGCTGTAGCGGGAAGCCCATGGTGATATTGAAATCGCCTGCTTCCGGAGGTATGGCGTTGAGCAGTGGAAGCAGCAGGGATTCGTCGGCCAGCACCACTGCCGTTTTGTTGAGGATAGCCGGGTCTCCCGTTTCCGTGAGATTTCTGAGAATGCTTCCGGCCAGGTTGGCCTGTGCGGTGAAACGTGGCACCCCTGCTATGGTGATATTCCGTGCGGATGTTTTAAAATAGTCGGTGATTTCATCAAATCTGCCCAGGTCCCGGTCTTCCCTGTATTTTCTGAGAAATAGTCCGGCTTCCTGATGGGCATTTTCCAGGTAGTAAGCGTCAGCGTCCCACAGGATTTCAGCTTTTTCAGCTTTGATAAAATACCGGATCATCGTGCGTTGCGCAGGCGTTAGTGCATTGAATCCGGCAAAGATGATATGATTCCATTGAACAGCATCGCAGTAAGCTTCAGGCGTTTCAGCAATGGTACGGCAGGCAAGTCCGTGATAGGCATTTTTTCTGCCGAGCAGATCCCGGGTGTATTCTTGATAATAAGCAGTCAGCGAATTGAAGAATCTGAGGTATTTTGATTCAAAGTCCGTGAGCGGGCGTTGATCCATGTTCCAGAGCGTCATGGCTTTGGATTCGCTCAGGTAGGTAAACAAAGTGTCCGGTTTGATCAGGTACTGGTCAATGTCTTCGAAATCACGGATCAGCCCGCGTCCCCAGCCGTAAAATCCGTCGAAGTCCGAAGCGGCACTGCCTTCGGTTTTCCGGTGTGCTTCATACAGCGTGGTCATCAGTTCCAGTGGATCGGCTACCTGAAGCCCGGAGAGCCTGGCGGCAAAATCCTCCATAGAAAAGATGGATGGCGCCCACACCGGGGCTCCTCCGGCCGGGACCAGATGACGCTTCAGGAAGAGTCCGGCCCTGCGGTTGGGAAGGACGATACACAGGCGCTGTCCCAGACCGGGGTGCTTTTCGCGGATATGAAGGGCAAGTTTTTCAAGAAACGGCTGATGCATCATGCTGGATTTCTATCGCTAAAAGTAATCAGTTTTGCTATCTCACCGGCCTGTTTCAGGCTTTCCGGCTTTCCGGCGTCCGCCCATAGTTGACTTTCGTCAAGGTAACCTGTAATGAGATTATTTCCGGCCAGCGCAAGATAGGTGTCGATGATGGAGAATCTGCCTTTTGTCCGGATAAGCGGGAATATTTCCGGATTAATCACATGTATGCCGCTGAAGGCCAGTTGTATAAGTGAAGTAGAACCAGCACGGGCCATGCGCTGTTCGCCGGTTTTCAGGTTTTCCCATCCGGAAAGACGCAATTTTTGGTCGAAAAGCAGATAGCGGTTTGTTTCCCTTCTGCGTACCACCAGCGTGGCAAGGCTCTGCTGTTGCAGGTGCATGGCATAAAGTGCAGAGAGGTCGAGGCCGCCGATAATATCTGCGTTATACACCAGGAATGGTTGCCCGTCGCTGAAGAACCAGGATGCTTTCTGAATTCCTCCGCCCGTGTCGAGGAGCTGATCCGACTCATCTGAAATGCTGATTTCGCAGCCGAAATTCAGGTTTTTCTTAAGATAACTGATGATCATGGGTGCATGATGATGCACGTTGATGATCAATTCGTTAAATCCGGCTGCTTTCAGTTTGCGGATGGCAAATTCGAGCAGGGTGTAGGGACCGGCCTGCAGGAGCGCCTTCGGGCAGTGGTCGGTCAGCGGTTTCAGCCTGGTGCCCAGTCCGGCCGCCAGTATCATCGCTTTCATTCTGCGGGAGAATCGTCGAGTTTATAATATTTATAGTAATTCCTGAAAATCACCTTTTTGAGTTCCCGGTAGATCACCAGTTCGGCGATTACCTGCGAATGGGAAAATTCGGGATGGGCCTCCCAGGCTTTCAGGATACTCTTCTCGGGAATGTCAATCTGGTAAAGCAGGGCCATCAGCTTCTGCACGTTTCCCGTCAGCAGTCCTGAAACATGAAAATCCAGCTGATTGAATAGTTCGGTATAGGCCATATTCATGTTCAGTGGAAAATCCACATCAAGCCCGAACATGGCAAAATCCTTTCTGATTTGCTCTACGGTTTGCCTGATGACTTCGGCTTCGGCCTTAAAAGGCTCGATATCGAATGGTTCTTTCATGCATTGATAAGTTCAAAATTATAATTCCTTTGGTTTACAGACCTGCTTCTCTTTTTTTACCAGGGCACCGCATTTTTTGCATTTGTACTTTGGTTCGTTGGTATCTTTTTCTCCCTTTTTCCCTCTTTCACACATGGTCTTGCTCATGATCAATGGAATTTTTTATCTGTTGTTGTCCTTTAATATAAAAAGTTAACGGTTGACTGACTTTGGATAAACAGATTTTATGCAATCCAGTTTGCGCGTTGGGTATGATCGGGCTGTATCTGCATGCCGAATCTTTTATTCAGGTGTTTGGCAAGCTGTCCGGCGCAGTATACCGAGCGGTGCTGTCCGCCGGTGCAGCCAAAGCTTACCATCAGGTGCTGAAACCCGCGCGAAATGTAATTTTCCACGGCCTGGTCCACCAGGGTAAAGACACTGGCGAGGAAAATGCCGGTCTCAGGCTGAGCGCTGAGGTAACGGATCACCGGATCATCCTGACCGCTGAGCTTTTTGTATTCATCGAGTCTGCCCGGGTTGGGCAGGGCCCTGCAGTCGAATACAAAGCCGCCACCGTTACCTGTGGGGTCTTCAGGAATACTGTTTCTGTATGAAAAACTGTTCACACTGACTTTCAGGGCTGGTTTTGCATGGCTTCTCAGGCTTTCGCTGGTGATAAACCTGTGCAACAGTTTCTCCAGCGCAGGCATTTCAATTTCCGGATGATGATGGGTCAGCAGATGGTCGAGATTGTCGAGTGCAAAGGGAATACTTTGAAGAAAATGTTCCTTTTTCTGATAGAAGCCCCTGAAACCATAGGCGCCCAACGCCTGAAGGATGCGGATAAGCACGAATCCGTAAAAATACTTCAGGAATGATTCCCGGTCAATTTTTGTAAGCAGGGAAGCTTCCTGAATGTAAAGGTTGAGCAACTCGTCCCTGAAGATGTTGGGCAGATTGGCTTTGGCATCGAAAAGAAGTGAGGCGATGTCGTACTGCAGCGGCCCCTGCCGGCCTCCCTGGAAGTCGATAAAGAACGGATTGCCGCCGGTAATCATGATGTTGCGCGACTGAAAGTCCCTGTAAAGGAAATAATCTGAATCAGCCTGAAGCAGAAAGGATGTCAGCCGGTCGAAATCATCCTCGAGCGCCTGTTCATCAAAATTAAACCCGGAGAGCCTGACAAAATAGTATTTGAAATAATTCAGGTCCCACATCATACTTTGCCGGTCGAATGCCCGTCGCGGATAGCAGAGTGAATAATCGAGGCCATCGCCGCCGCTGATCTGAAAACGCGGGAGCCAGCGGACCACCTGCCGGTAGAGCCCTTTCACGCGTTCGGACAAGCCTTCTTCGCTGAGTATCCCGAAAAGGTTCTGATCGCCCAGGTCGGTTTGCAGGTAAGCCATTCCTGATACATCATTCAGATAGACTTCAGGTACCGGTAAGCCTTTCGCGGCAAAGTGGCGCGAAAAGGCCGTAAAGGCAATATTTTCACGTTTGTCCGGATTCCATGCACCAATAGCGGTAATGTCCTGCCCCGAAATGCGGTAATAAACACGGTCAGAGCCTGAAGCCGGCAATATTTCTGTTTTGATGGCTTCCTTTCCGCTCCATTGGTTGAAAAGGGTATTCAGTATGCTGATATTTCCGCTCATGCCGCTTGTGGATTGCTTTTTCTGATAGTGCCTGAATCCGGCTGGTCATGCAAATTTAGCGATTAATTCCGGCTTCGGTCTAAACTTTATTCGGGCCTTCATGTTTTTTATCAGGGTAATTTTGTAGGTTTGTAAGGGATTGCCTTTTGCTGCGAAACATCAAATACAATATAGTTATGGAGAACAAAAAATCTACCGAAATCCTCAAGACTGCCATTCTGATGGAGAAAAGGGGAAAGGCATTTTATGAGAAGGTTGCCGAGCAGGCATCAAGCGAAGAGGTGAAAAAAATCTTCAGCATGATGGCTGAAGAGGAACAAACGCATGTGGAATTCCTTTCAAAGCAGTTTGCAAGCTACAGCAAGGATCAGAAATTCGGGAAAATCGACCTGAAGGCCGATCCCGGTGTGGTGGAGTTGATCCTTTCGGACAATATCAGGAAGCAGATCAGTGCCGCCAGCTTTGAAGCTGCAGCCATTTCCGCAGCCATCGATATGGAAACCAAAGCCATTGAAGTATATTCGAGGCAGGCGGCAGAAGCGACAGATGTCAACGAAAAGGAGTTGTATTCCTGGCTTGCCGACTGGGAGAAGGGCCACCATAAGATTCTGCATGAACTGAATGAACAGCTGAAGGAAGACATCTGGTACGACAACCAGTTCTGGCCATTCTGAGTTTTGGATGGTATCAGCTGAGAGAAAGCGGTTTTCTCTCTGTTCTGAAGTTGACGATACCTGCCGGTTGATTGTTACCTGATGTTTTCATCATCTGTTAAGATCCATGCCGCAATTGGAAGACTTCAAAGATAAACGCCCGCCGGGACATTTTCCGGCGGGCGTTTATTATCGGGGATTCCCCTGCTACCTGTTTTTTAAATTGAACGCCGCGATCACCCCGGCAGTCATCAGCCAGGCGCCGGCTCCCGCCGCCGGGCCACCCCAAAGCGCAGCCGCGGTAATGGCGATAATCATCAGTGCAAACTCCCACCAGGCCGGCTTGATTTTTTGATAAGTGTTTCCGTAACTTTTAAAAAGCGGGGTGGTTCCGTTTTGGATAAGAAGATGTCTGTCGGAGCGGAATTCTGCATCTTTTTCCGGCCAGACGATCATCCCGGCGCTGGGAATACCGTATTTAAAAAGATACAGCCATCCGCTCTCCCTGTTTTGCAGATAGTGCCCGTATTCATGCCTGAGCAGCTTGAGCAGGGGGGATTGTCTGCCGGGTACCAGCATTTTCTCAACTACCGGTCCGCCCATATCATTCACTAAAATAAAAGATCCGAAAGTGACACCGTTGGCCATGGGGACTTTTCCCTGCATAAAAGTTGCCCCGCCCCCGGCAATGGTTTTCTCGAATAACCATACGCTGTTAAGCAGATGGGCAACGGCATTGCCGAGCAGGGTCTGGGGTTGCTCCCAGAATTGCCGGCCAAGCCCCTGCTGAATTCCCCTTAATAAAGGTTGCCCGGGTTCTATATAAAAGTTGCCTGCCAGGATGCGCAAGGCATTGTCCATGACATTCCCTTTGCCGGTTGTAACTATCCTGAGCAACCCGCTGATAAAACCCAGCATCGCGGGCACCAGGGTGATCCACAGCCAGACAAGCACCAAAACCGGTGCAATGGCAAAAATCACCCCTGTGAGTAATCCGCTCAGCACACCGGTTAACAGTCCCTGAAACATCAGGTTTTGTTTTATCTTGCCGGCTTCAACCTGTTCTTTTCCGGGAAAGTAAAAGGGCAGAAAAAGCAGGTAAAGCAATACCCAGCCTGCAATTATCAGCGTCCAGGG
It includes:
- a CDS encoding PD-(D/E)XK nuclease family protein, coding for MMHQPFLEKLALHIREKHPGLGQRLCIVLPNRRAGLFLKRHLVPAGGAPVWAPSIFSMEDFAARLSGLQVADPLELMTTLYEAHRKTEGSAASDFDGFYGWGRGLIRDFEDIDQYLIKPDTLFTYLSESKAMTLWNMDQRPLTDFESKYLRFFNSLTAYYQEYTRDLLGRKNAYHGLACRTIAETPEAYCDAVQWNHIIFAGFNALTPAQRTMIRYFIKAEKAEILWDADAYYLENAHQEAGLFLRKYREDRDLGRFDEITDYFKTSARNITIAGVPRFTAQANLAGSILRNLTETGDPAILNKTAVVLADESLLLPLLNAIPPEAGDFNITMGFPLQQSPVYNLFDSIIEMHVHATEGRTAGEPRFYFRHLLAVLQHSYIQYLAGHQALTSIIANIRNSNKPFIGISDLKADSGETNSLGELLHLLMKKPASVYGFTQQLAGIINTLKSGLTSGAEKERKINQAENEILYNIALIINRLQIFTGQAEYIGELRTLHTLFRESAAASPVAFYGEPLKGIQVMGMLETRVLDFENIILISANEDILPSARNHNSFIPFEIRREFGLPTHHEQQAVFAYHFYRLLQRCTNAWLIYNAEADELGGGEKSRFLSQIMHELPAYSLLNQIREIRPAFDAKLGTPGEITVHKDEAILEKLISISRKGISPTAITQYLNCSLKYYFNYVLGLGETEEVEETMDFRTLGTIIHEVVQRFFEPFVGSFPLEHDYSQMQQQAGQAIAEALQKHFPGGETTKGRNLLIIKVAEVWIRRFLEMEVEAGYNPANGDHLIALEKQLTAPLTIEAPGQGKISVTLKGTADRIDRINGHTRIIDYKTGKVEPRSLKINDVAAVFAPAKEIKEKAFQLLFYLYLAGRENIATGDFSAGIITFRSLKDGYLPLLLQNNDSQPVSEAFEDELTRLLEELFDPGIPFAQTTFREHCSNCPFKAICNRDEVKGW
- a CDS encoding nucleotidyltransferase family protein, yielding MKAMILAAGLGTRLKPLTDHCPKALLQAGPYTLLEFAIRKLKAAGFNELIINVHHHAPMIISYLKKNLNFGCEISISDESDQLLDTGGGIQKASWFFSDGQPFLVYNADIIGGLDLSALYAMHLQQQSLATLVVRRRETNRYLLFDQKLRLSGWENLKTGEQRMARAGSTSLIQLAFSGIHVINPEIFPLIRTKGRFSIIDTYLALAGNNLITGYLDESQLWADAGKPESLKQAGEIAKLITFSDRNPA
- a CDS encoding RapZ C-terminal domain-containing protein, whose product is MSGNISILNTLFNQWSGKEAIKTEILPASGSDRVYYRISGQDITAIGAWNPDKRENIAFTAFSRHFAAKGLPVPEVYLNDVSGMAYLQTDLGDQNLFGILSEEGLSERVKGLYRQVVRWLPRFQISGGDGLDYSLCYPRRAFDRQSMMWDLNYFKYYFVRLSGFNFDEQALEDDFDRLTSFLLQADSDYFLYRDFQSRNIMITGGNPFFIDFQGGRQGPLQYDIASLLFDAKANLPNIFRDELLNLYIQEASLLTKIDRESFLKYFYGFVLIRILQALGAYGFRGFYQKKEHFLQSIPFALDNLDHLLTHHHPEIEMPALEKLLHRFITSESLRSHAKPALKVSVNSFSYRNSIPEDPTGNGGGFVFDCRALPNPGRLDEYKKLSGQDDPVIRYLSAQPETGIFLASVFTLVDQAVENYISRGFQHLMVSFGCTGGQHRSVYCAGQLAKHLNKRFGMQIQPDHTQRANWIA
- a CDS encoding ferritin-like domain-containing protein; the protein is MENKKSTEILKTAILMEKRGKAFYEKVAEQASSEEVKKIFSMMAEEEQTHVEFLSKQFASYSKDQKFGKIDLKADPGVVELILSDNIRKQISAASFEAAAISAAIDMETKAIEVYSRQAAEATDVNEKELYSWLADWEKGHHKILHELNEQLKEDIWYDNQFWPF